Proteins encoded by one window of Phenylobacterium soli:
- the pgl gene encoding 6-phosphogluconolactonase, with protein sequence MIETFATGSALAEAAAYGLARALADGLKTRGRACLVATGGRSPGPVYERLRVTPGLDWARVVVTLSDERCVAAEAPEANARLVRERLLAEAAAKAHFVPLWPKPEPAVVEGLLPFDAVMLGMGEDGHIASLLPGDPALPRHLDPAGAALVVDVPPGLGAPPLARVSLTLRALLASRAIFLLIAGEAKREVAARALAGEDLPVRAILDQSEVPVRVLWSPSPKGPS encoded by the coding sequence ATGATCGAGACGTTCGCCACCGGCTCCGCGCTTGCCGAGGCCGCCGCCTACGGCCTCGCCCGGGCGCTGGCCGACGGGCTGAAGACCCGCGGCCGCGCGTGCCTGGTGGCCACTGGCGGCCGCTCCCCGGGCCCGGTGTACGAGCGGCTGCGCGTCACGCCGGGCCTCGACTGGGCGCGGGTGGTGGTGACGCTCTCCGACGAACGCTGCGTGGCCGCCGAGGCGCCCGAGGCCAACGCCCGGCTGGTGCGCGAACGCCTGCTGGCGGAGGCGGCGGCCAAGGCCCACTTCGTGCCGCTCTGGCCAAAGCCGGAGCCGGCCGTCGTCGAGGGGCTCCTGCCGTTCGACGCGGTCATGCTGGGCATGGGCGAGGACGGCCACATTGCGTCCCTCCTGCCCGGCGACCCGGCGCTGCCTCGCCATCTCGATCCGGCCGGCGCGGCGCTCGTCGTGGACGTGCCGCCGGGGCTCGGCGCGCCGCCGCTGGCGCGCGTTTCGCTGACGCTGCGGGCTCTGCTGGCGTCGCGCGCCATCTTCCTCTTGATCGCCGGCGAGGCTAAGCGCGAGGTGGCGGCGCGCGCCCTGGCCGGCGAGGACCTGCCCGTGCGGGCGATCCTCGACCAGTCCGAGGTCCCCGTCAGGGTGCTCTGGAGCCCGTCACCCAAGGGTCCGTCCTGA
- the edd gene encoding phosphogluconate dehydratase, producing MHPVTAEVTERIVERSRESRADYLERMAAARAAGPGRGKLSCANFAHAFAASPEGDKQRMRDPSAPNVAIVSAYNDMLSAHQPLERFPPIIKSAARAIGATAQYAGGVPAMCDGVTQGRPGMELSLFSRDVIAMSTAVALTHDAFDAALMLGICDKIVPGLFIGAAAFGHLPVIFVPGGPMSSGVSNAEKARVRALYAEGKATREELLTSEMKSYHGPGTCTFYGTANSNQMMMEMTGLHLPGSAFVSPNTPLRDALVAAAPKRAVAIRDGTNDYTPFSAVVDEKSIVNAVAGLLATGGSTNHTLHLIAMARAAGVRLTWEDFDDLSRVTPLIARVYPNGSEDVNAFHAAGGMAFVTRQLLDAGLAHEDVMTVAGPGLRRYQTEPFLDGGELVWREGTAASLDRDILRPADDPFQSEGGIRLLTGGLGRAVIKTSAVKPEHLVLEAPALVFEDQEALLAAHKRGELNRDFVAVVRFQGPRANGMPELHSLTPALGVQLDKGFKVALVTDGRMSGASGKVPAAIHVTPEAEEGGPLAYVRDGDIIRLDAHAGVLEIKVAREELMARIPARAPAAGFGYGRDLFGWMRKAAGRADDGACTLFEAA from the coding sequence ATGCATCCCGTCACGGCCGAGGTCACCGAGCGCATCGTCGAGCGCAGCCGCGAGAGCCGGGCCGACTACTTGGAGCGCATGGCCGCCGCCCGCGCCGCGGGTCCGGGGCGCGGCAAGCTCTCCTGCGCGAACTTCGCCCACGCCTTCGCCGCCTCGCCCGAGGGCGACAAGCAGCGAATGCGCGACCCGTCGGCCCCCAACGTGGCCATCGTCTCCGCCTACAACGACATGCTCTCGGCCCACCAGCCGCTGGAGCGCTTCCCGCCGATCATCAAGTCGGCGGCCCGCGCGATCGGCGCCACGGCCCAGTACGCCGGCGGCGTGCCCGCCATGTGCGACGGCGTCACCCAGGGCCGGCCGGGCATGGAGCTGTCGCTGTTCAGCCGCGACGTGATCGCCATGTCGACGGCGGTGGCCCTGACGCACGACGCCTTCGATGCGGCCCTGATGCTCGGCATCTGCGACAAGATCGTGCCGGGCCTGTTCATCGGGGCGGCGGCCTTCGGCCACCTGCCGGTGATCTTCGTGCCCGGCGGGCCGATGAGCTCGGGCGTCTCCAACGCGGAGAAGGCCCGCGTCCGCGCGCTCTACGCCGAGGGCAAGGCGACCCGCGAGGAGCTGCTCACCTCGGAGATGAAGTCCTATCACGGGCCGGGCACCTGCACCTTCTACGGCACCGCCAACTCCAACCAGATGATGATGGAGATGACCGGGCTGCACCTGCCCGGCTCGGCCTTCGTCAGCCCTAACACCCCGCTGCGCGACGCCCTGGTGGCCGCGGCGCCCAAGCGGGCCGTGGCGATCCGCGACGGGACCAACGACTACACGCCGTTCTCGGCCGTGGTGGACGAGAAGAGCATCGTCAACGCCGTCGCCGGGCTCCTGGCCACCGGCGGCTCGACCAACCACACCCTGCACCTGATCGCCATGGCCCGGGCGGCCGGCGTGCGCCTGACCTGGGAGGACTTCGACGACCTCTCCCGCGTCACCCCGCTGATCGCGCGGGTCTACCCGAACGGCTCGGAGGACGTGAACGCCTTCCACGCGGCCGGCGGCATGGCCTTCGTCACCCGCCAGCTCCTCGACGCCGGCCTCGCCCACGAGGACGTGATGACCGTCGCCGGGCCGGGGCTGCGGCGCTACCAGACCGAGCCGTTCCTCGACGGCGGCGAGCTCGTCTGGCGCGAGGGAACCGCGGCGTCCTTGGACCGCGACATCCTGCGGCCGGCCGACGATCCCTTCCAGTCCGAGGGCGGCATCCGCCTGCTGACCGGCGGCCTCGGCCGCGCCGTGATCAAGACTTCGGCGGTGAAGCCGGAGCATCTTGTGCTAGAGGCCCCGGCTTTGGTGTTCGAAGACCAGGAGGCGCTCTTGGCGGCGCACAAGCGTGGCGAGCTCAATCGCGATTTCGTGGCGGTGGTCCGCTTCCAGGGACCGCGGGCCAACGGCATGCCCGAGCTCCACTCCCTGACGCCGGCCCTCGGGGTCCAGCTCGACAAGGGCTTCAAGGTGGCCCTGGTCACCGACGGGCGCATGTCCGGCGCCTCCGGCAAGGTGCCGGCGGCGATCCATGTCACGCCCGAGGCGGAGGAGGGCGGCCCGCTCGCCTACGTCCGCGACGGCGACATCATCCGCCTCGACGCCCACGCCGGGGTCCTCGAGATCAAGGTGGCGCGCGAGGAGCTGATGGCCCGCATCCCGGCGCGCGCGCCGGCGGCCGGCTTCGGCTACGGCCGCGACCTGTTCGGCTGGATGCGCAAGGCCGCCGGCCGCGCCGACGACGGCGCCTGCACCCTCTTCGAGGCCGCCTGA
- the glk gene encoding glucokinase encodes MKAQYLGLVGDVGGTNARFALVDTDRRVRNLHVYQAANYASLTDVIDDYLERTMGKRRPPRAVIAVAGPVTDGEITFTNLHWQVSEGDLLAHFEFEAVKLLNDFAAQALACPRLDPEDLKPIGPAIRGGGHDCPIVVLGAGTGFGVAGLARGPLGDLAIATEGGHAGFAPTDEVEVEIWKRLQAKYGRVSIERLLSGQGLFDIYRCLCELGNTDGACANEKAVMEAGAAGDAAAGAALDRFCAILGSVAGDLALSFGARGGAFISGGIAPRMADRLAASQFRARFEAKGRLSHFVQEIPTALVLHPYPAILGSARELEQMERL; translated from the coding sequence ATGAAAGCCCAGTACCTCGGCCTCGTCGGCGACGTCGGCGGCACCAACGCCCGCTTCGCCCTGGTGGACACCGATCGGCGCGTCCGCAACCTGCACGTCTACCAGGCGGCCAACTACGCCTCGCTCACCGACGTCATCGACGACTATCTGGAGCGGACCATGGGCAAGCGCCGCCCGCCGCGCGCGGTGATCGCCGTGGCCGGGCCGGTGACCGACGGCGAGATCACCTTCACCAACCTGCACTGGCAGGTCTCGGAGGGCGATCTCCTCGCCCACTTCGAGTTCGAGGCGGTGAAGCTGCTCAACGACTTCGCCGCCCAGGCCCTGGCCTGCCCGCGGCTCGATCCCGAGGACCTGAAGCCCATCGGCCCGGCGATCCGCGGCGGCGGCCACGACTGCCCGATCGTGGTGCTGGGCGCCGGCACCGGCTTCGGCGTCGCGGGCCTGGCCCGCGGGCCGCTCGGCGACCTCGCTATCGCCACCGAGGGCGGCCACGCCGGCTTCGCCCCGACCGACGAGGTGGAGGTGGAGATCTGGAAGCGGCTGCAGGCCAAGTACGGCCGCGTCTCCATCGAGCGGCTGCTCTCCGGCCAGGGCCTGTTCGACATCTACCGGTGCCTCTGCGAACTGGGGAACACCGACGGCGCCTGCGCCAACGAGAAGGCGGTCATGGAGGCCGGAGCCGCCGGCGACGCCGCCGCCGGCGCGGCGCTCGACCGCTTCTGCGCCATCCTCGGTTCGGTGGCGGGGGACCTGGCCCTGAGCTTCGGCGCCCGCGGCGGGGCCTTCATCTCCGGCGGCATCGCCCCGCGCATGGCCGACCGGCTGGCGGCCAGCCAGTTCCGCGCCCGCTTCGAGGCCAAGGGCCGCCTCAGCCATTTCGTGCAGGAGATCCCGACGGCTCTTGTGCTGCACCCCTATCCGGCGATCCTGGGGTCGGCCCGCGAACTGGAGCAGATGGAGCGGCTATGA
- the eda gene encoding bifunctional 4-hydroxy-2-oxoglutarate aldolase/2-dehydro-3-deoxy-phosphogluconate aldolase, with translation MTLDEILAAAPVIPVLVIEDVAHAVPLGRALVAGGLPVLEVTFRTPVASACIEAMIAEVEGAIVGAGTVLDGAMRQAAADLGCEFCVSPGLIEGERVEGPVPLLPGVATATELMAGLAAGFERFKLFPANVAGGPAALKAFHSPFPQARFCPTGGVSAANAAEYLALSNVICVGGSWVAPPEAVRAGDWDRITRLAREAAALAQRPAGPTEG, from the coding sequence ATGACGCTCGACGAGATCCTCGCCGCCGCCCCGGTCATCCCGGTCCTGGTGATCGAGGATGTCGCCCACGCCGTGCCGCTCGGCCGGGCCCTGGTCGCCGGCGGCCTGCCCGTGCTCGAGGTGACCTTCAGGACGCCCGTCGCCTCGGCCTGCATCGAGGCGATGATCGCCGAGGTGGAGGGCGCGATCGTCGGCGCCGGCACGGTGCTCGACGGCGCCATGCGCCAGGCGGCCGCCGACCTCGGCTGCGAATTCTGCGTCTCGCCGGGCCTGATCGAGGGTGAGCGCGTCGAAGGCCCCGTGCCGCTGCTGCCCGGCGTCGCCACCGCCACCGAGCTGATGGCCGGCCTCGCCGCCGGCTTCGAGCGCTTCAAGCTGTTCCCGGCCAATGTCGCCGGCGGGCCCGCGGCCCTCAAGGCGTTCCACAGCCCGTTTCCGCAGGCGCGGTTCTGCCCCACCGGCGGGGTCAGCGCGGCCAATGCGGCCGAGTACCTGGCGCTCTCCAACGTGATCTGCGTCGGCGGCAGCTGGGTCGCCCCGCCGGAGGCGGTGCGAGCCGGTGACTGGGACCGCATCACCCGCCTCGCCCGCGAAGCCGCGGCCCTCGCCCAGCGGCCGGCCGGGCCGACCGAGGGCTAG
- a CDS encoding enoyl-CoA hydratase/isomerase family protein: MTAALDGHVAVVTINRPPHNFVSVEFMKDLADACEAADADDNVRAIVLQADGKSFCAGADFQASDDRVAAGMEGVNALYVHAVRLYSIEKPIVAAVQGAAVGAGLGLALVADFRVVSPEARFAANFVKLGFHPGFGISLALPRIVGEQKAALMMLTGRRIKGEEALAWGLADDMVEADALRGAALALAREIAENAPLAVVSTRKTLRGSLAAAIKAQTDIEHREQSVLRATEDFQEGIRSVNERRPGNFKGR; encoded by the coding sequence GTGACGGCGGCCCTCGACGGCCATGTGGCCGTGGTGACCATCAACCGGCCGCCGCACAACTTCGTCTCGGTGGAGTTCATGAAGGACCTCGCCGACGCCTGCGAAGCCGCCGACGCCGACGACAACGTCCGCGCCATCGTGCTGCAGGCCGACGGCAAGAGCTTCTGCGCCGGCGCCGACTTCCAGGCCTCCGACGACCGGGTGGCTGCCGGCATGGAGGGCGTCAACGCGCTCTACGTCCACGCCGTGCGGCTCTATTCGATCGAGAAGCCGATCGTCGCCGCCGTGCAGGGCGCGGCGGTGGGCGCGGGCCTCGGCCTGGCGCTGGTCGCCGACTTCCGCGTGGTCTCGCCCGAGGCGCGCTTCGCGGCCAACTTCGTCAAGCTCGGCTTCCACCCCGGCTTCGGCATCAGCCTGGCCCTGCCGCGCATCGTCGGCGAGCAGAAGGCGGCGCTGATGATGCTGACCGGCCGCCGGATCAAGGGCGAGGAGGCGCTGGCCTGGGGCCTGGCCGACGACATGGTCGAGGCGGACGCCCTGCGCGGCGCGGCCCTCGCGCTCGCCAGGGAGATCGCCGAGAACGCCCCCCTGGCCGTGGTCTCCACCCGCAAGACCCTGCGCGGCTCGCTCGCGGCGGCCATCAAGGCCCAGACCGACATCGAGCACCGTGAGCAAAGCGTGCTGCGCGCCACCGAGGATTTCCAGGAAGGCATCCGCTCGGTGAACGAGCGCCGCCCGGGCAACTTCAAGGGACGATGA
- a CDS encoding acyl-CoA dehydrogenase family protein — protein MDFELSDEHRMLKELVARFVRDELMPLEAGVMAREAEGKGLGIGEAEHRRLDQKAGELGLFGLDAPEDVGGSDLPMTAMVGVEEELGRCVTPYTLPPDSPNLRMLMATVNERQREAYLAPYVAGKTVSAIGISEPSAGSDPAAMTTRAVRDGDDWVINGRKIWISRAADADFTILMAVTDPEKKARGGITAFIVDKGTPGFNVLRRIPMIGGAYTYEVALEDCRVEGWKLLGQEGAGFAPMQTRLGTRRIQMAAWSVGMAQRALDMVIEYAPQRKTFGAPLSERQAIQFWVAEAATKIHATRLMTYHCAWKLDRGMDVRNEISMIKWFATEMAYETVDRAMQAFGAMGMTKELPLSLMQAKLRTMRIYDGPTEIHKWVVARNLLGTRK, from the coding sequence ATGGACTTCGAGCTCTCTGACGAGCACCGGATGCTCAAGGAGTTGGTCGCGCGCTTCGTCCGCGACGAGCTGATGCCGCTGGAGGCCGGCGTCATGGCCCGCGAGGCCGAGGGCAAGGGCCTGGGCATCGGCGAGGCCGAACACAGGCGACTGGATCAGAAGGCCGGCGAGCTCGGCCTCTTCGGCCTCGACGCTCCCGAGGACGTCGGCGGCTCGGACCTGCCGATGACCGCCATGGTCGGGGTGGAGGAAGAGCTCGGCCGCTGCGTCACGCCCTACACCCTCCCGCCGGACAGCCCGAACCTGCGGATGCTGATGGCGACGGTCAACGAGCGCCAGCGCGAGGCCTATCTGGCCCCCTATGTGGCGGGCAAGACCGTCTCGGCGATCGGCATCTCCGAGCCCAGCGCCGGCTCCGATCCGGCGGCCATGACGACCCGCGCCGTGCGCGACGGCGACGACTGGGTGATCAACGGCCGAAAAATTTGGATCAGCCGCGCCGCGGACGCCGACTTCACCATCCTGATGGCGGTGACGGACCCGGAGAAGAAGGCGCGGGGCGGGATCACCGCCTTCATCGTCGACAAGGGAACGCCGGGCTTCAACGTCCTGCGCCGCATCCCGATGATCGGCGGCGCCTACACCTACGAGGTGGCGCTGGAGGACTGCCGTGTGGAGGGCTGGAAGCTGCTCGGCCAGGAGGGCGCGGGCTTCGCGCCCATGCAGACCCGGCTCGGCACCCGGCGCATCCAGATGGCCGCCTGGTCGGTGGGCATGGCCCAGCGGGCCCTCGACATGGTCATCGAGTACGCGCCCCAGCGGAAGACCTTCGGCGCGCCTTTGTCGGAGCGCCAGGCGATCCAGTTCTGGGTGGCCGAGGCCGCCACCAAGATCCACGCCACGCGCCTGATGACCTACCACTGCGCCTGGAAGCTCGACCGCGGCATGGACGTCCGCAACGAGATCTCGATGATCAAGTGGTTCGCCACCGAAATGGCGTATGAGACCGTGGACCGGGCCATGCAGGCCTTCGGCGCCATGGGCATGACCAAGGAGCTGCCCCTGTCGCTGATGCAGGCGAAGCTTCGGACCATGCGCATCTACGACGGCCCGACCGAGATCCATAAGTGGGTCGTGGCCCGCAACCTCCTGGGAACCCGAAAGTAA